The following proteins come from a genomic window of Corynebacterium crudilactis:
- a CDS encoding tripartite tricarboxylate transporter substrate binding protein has product MRKTLIAMISLMGVFLAGCSTGDFEYPSKKMELIVGYGAGSANDTIARSYASALEEVSGATVLVVNRPGAGGIISATEAMLAPADGYSLLLAPISAFTTAPLMQEVYYSPEDFRTVSALAEQPFAITVAADSPYDSLEDLGKVDSLTSAILGEGHASQVVIGTIMQQLGSQIRSVPFDGSGAVLQSVISGETDVAITDANTAYQRVRSGELKALAVTGSQPMEVFPGVPTVSEAGFPEADYMVTQALAVPVGTPDEIVKKLEELSDRAVGTATYQDFLAATNTFVPEMEGSEWMENYAPSEMERLKKAYTELGIGPK; this is encoded by the coding sequence ATGCGTAAAACACTGATTGCGATGATTTCACTCATGGGCGTTTTTCTCGCAGGCTGCAGCACTGGAGATTTTGAGTACCCGTCTAAGAAGATGGAGCTCATCGTTGGTTATGGCGCAGGTAGTGCTAATGACACAATTGCACGCTCCTATGCCTCAGCTTTGGAAGAAGTTTCTGGAGCCACTGTGTTGGTAGTGAATCGACCGGGTGCAGGTGGAATTATCTCTGCAACAGAAGCGATGTTGGCTCCTGCTGATGGCTACAGCCTGTTACTTGCTCCAATTTCTGCATTTACTACGGCGCCCCTAATGCAGGAGGTCTACTATTCACCGGAGGACTTCCGAACGGTATCTGCGCTGGCTGAGCAACCTTTTGCTATAACCGTGGCTGCTGATTCTCCTTATGATTCTTTGGAAGACCTTGGGAAGGTGGATTCACTAACCAGCGCCATCCTTGGCGAGGGGCATGCCAGCCAGGTCGTTATCGGCACCATCATGCAGCAATTGGGAAGCCAGATTCGAAGTGTCCCTTTTGATGGATCTGGCGCAGTTCTGCAGTCGGTGATCAGTGGTGAAACTGATGTGGCCATTACTGATGCCAACACTGCCTATCAACGAGTGCGATCTGGTGAGCTGAAGGCTCTTGCGGTTACCGGTTCACAACCAATGGAAGTCTTTCCAGGGGTACCTACAGTAAGTGAAGCTGGTTTTCCTGAAGCAGATTACATGGTGACACAGGCGCTTGCGGTTCCTGTTGGTACTCCAGATGAGATTGTAAAAAAGCTTGAGGAACTATCTGATCGAGCAGTGGGAACTGCAACCTATCAGGACTTTCTTGCAGCTACTAATACCTTTGTGCCAGAGATGGAAGGTAGCGAATGGATGGAGAATTACGCACCTTCTGAAATGGAACGTTTGAAGAAGGCCTATACAGAACTGGGAATTGGTCCAAAATGA
- a CDS encoding tripartite tricarboxylate transporter TctB family protein — protein MSNISQPDRITDEQVQLSATKVDTVDKESEILDSPHEPLHLESGSPILYRIVIGVLTIVALFLAVYSWNLGIGSFRKPAPGLWIFVVSLMILVSIPGAILVKEKFEVFNIADVSRSVIMAAGLGAFVLLYPWFGFLIAGAVSLVIITRYSALETWRNTWIIALGTPAVLYVLFGVLFQVSFVPLPTFF, from the coding sequence ATGAGTAATATTTCGCAACCAGACAGAATTACAGATGAACAAGTTCAGCTGAGTGCAACCAAGGTTGACACCGTTGACAAGGAGTCTGAAATTTTAGACTCCCCGCATGAACCATTGCACCTGGAATCAGGCAGCCCCATCCTCTATCGAATTGTCATCGGGGTGTTGACGATTGTTGCTCTCTTCCTTGCTGTTTATTCCTGGAATCTAGGTATTGGATCCTTTAGGAAGCCAGCACCTGGGCTATGGATCTTCGTTGTTTCCCTCATGATCTTGGTATCGATTCCGGGTGCGATCCTTGTCAAAGAAAAATTTGAAGTTTTTAATATCGCTGACGTGAGCCGCTCTGTGATCATGGCTGCTGGACTTGGTGCTTTTGTTCTTCTTTATCCATGGTTTGGATTCTTGATTGCCGGAGCTGTGTCTCTAGTGATCATTACTCGTTATAGCGCGCTGGAAACCTGGCGCAATACCTGGATCATCGCTCTTGGAACACCTGCGGTGTTGTATGTCCTCTTCGGAGTTCTTTTCCAGGTGTCTTTCGTTCCACTACCCACGTTCTTTTAA
- a CDS encoding tripartite tricarboxylate transporter permease: MDTLSGLMSGFEVAFSPYNLLFVGLGVLIGTVIGLIPGLGPVTAIALLLPLTYELEATTSIMMLAGIYYGSMYGGRIPAILLRLPGDASAVITTFDGYPLAKQGKASEALSLTAIGSFIGGTIAIVGLTFLSPWLATLATNINSADMFALAFVGLLMIVLMGSGSKWKALIIGCLGILIATIGIDPVSGTSRLTFGNLELLMGIDIVAVAVGLFGIGELIYNAEHGFHKGMKDMNVKPKMPSRADWVLSRFAILRASIIGFFIGIIPGGGGPVSSVVAYGAEKRISKRPEKFGKGAIEGLAATETADNASSNSAFIPLLTLGVPPNPVLALIFGALMLQNITPGPNLINEHPEVFWGVIASMYIGNVLLLALNLPLVGVFVQMLRIRGSLMAPVILLVALCGVFSVRNSLFDVATSIVFGFVGYALRKANFEMGPFILGFILGPILEVQFRRTMLVSDGDFGIFLERPLVLAIGLVILAIVAASVVDLFRKRQKKLRQLADDPDHTMYIG, encoded by the coding sequence ATGGATACTCTCAGTGGATTGATGTCGGGATTTGAAGTTGCCTTCAGTCCCTATAACCTGCTGTTTGTTGGTCTTGGAGTCCTCATCGGCACTGTAATTGGTTTGATTCCAGGCTTAGGACCTGTCACAGCCATTGCACTGCTGCTCCCGCTAACTTATGAGCTTGAAGCAACCACATCAATCATGATGCTTGCTGGTATTTATTATGGCTCGATGTATGGTGGCCGAATTCCTGCGATTCTTCTTCGGCTTCCCGGTGATGCTTCAGCGGTGATCACTACCTTTGATGGTTATCCGCTGGCTAAACAAGGTAAGGCCAGTGAAGCTTTATCGTTGACTGCTATTGGTTCATTTATCGGTGGCACCATCGCCATCGTAGGACTAACTTTCCTTTCTCCATGGTTGGCCACACTGGCTACCAACATCAACTCAGCAGATATGTTTGCATTGGCTTTCGTAGGCTTGCTGATGATTGTTTTGATGGGGTCTGGTTCTAAGTGGAAAGCTTTGATTATTGGTTGCTTGGGCATCCTGATCGCAACGATTGGTATCGATCCGGTCAGTGGTACTTCTCGACTTACTTTCGGCAATCTGGAATTGCTAATGGGCATCGATATCGTTGCTGTTGCCGTTGGTCTTTTCGGTATTGGTGAACTGATTTACAACGCTGAGCATGGCTTCCACAAGGGTATGAAGGATATGAACGTCAAGCCGAAGATGCCAAGTCGAGCAGATTGGGTGCTCTCCCGGTTTGCCATTCTGCGTGCTTCTATCATCGGTTTTTTCATCGGTATCATTCCTGGCGGCGGTGGTCCAGTATCCTCTGTTGTCGCTTATGGAGCGGAAAAGCGTATTTCCAAGCGACCTGAGAAGTTTGGTAAGGGCGCCATCGAGGGATTGGCTGCAACTGAGACTGCAGATAATGCTTCATCGAACTCTGCATTCATCCCACTGCTAACTCTCGGTGTTCCTCCGAACCCAGTATTGGCATTGATTTTCGGTGCACTCATGCTGCAAAACATCACGCCTGGTCCAAATCTGATTAATGAACACCCAGAAGTATTCTGGGGTGTTATTGCATCCATGTACATCGGCAATGTGTTGCTGTTGGCTCTGAACTTGCCGTTGGTGGGTGTGTTCGTGCAGATGCTGCGTATCCGTGGCAGCCTGATGGCACCAGTCATTCTCCTTGTAGCTCTATGTGGTGTATTCAGTGTCCGTAACAGCCTCTTCGATGTAGCGACCTCTATTGTTTTCGGTTTCGTTGGATACGCACTGCGTAAGGCAAACTTTGAGATGGGTCCATTCATCCTGGGATTCATCCTTGGACCAATCCTAGAAGTTCAGTTCCGTCGCACCATGCTGGTATCTGATGGAGATTTCGGAATCTTCCTAGAACGCCCTCTAGTGCTGGCCATTGGTCTGGTTATTCTTGCAATAGTCGCGGCTTCTGTTGTAGATCTCTTCAGAAAGAGGCAGAAAAAGCTGCGACAACTCGCGGACGACCCCGACCACACTATGTATATCGGCTAG
- a CDS encoding YidH family protein has protein sequence MTETLKSDGRGWFSRFVFPDGEEPDPRFTLANERTFLAWTRTSLAFLAGGIAFEAFPIDSIDPTLRTGVAVFIIAVGMLIAAGAAGRWVNVERAMRHKKPLPVPAIVPLLSLSALVAASTVLVLFVIK, from the coding sequence ATGACTGAAACACTAAAATCTGATGGACGTGGCTGGTTCTCACGATTCGTATTCCCGGATGGTGAGGAACCAGATCCACGATTCACTCTGGCTAATGAACGTACTTTTTTAGCCTGGACACGTACTTCACTAGCATTTCTTGCCGGTGGCATCGCGTTTGAGGCATTCCCGATTGACTCAATTGATCCGACTCTGCGTACTGGAGTTGCGGTGTTCATTATCGCTGTGGGCATGCTGATCGCAGCTGGTGCAGCAGGCCGGTGGGTGAATGTGGAACGGGCTATGCGTCATAAAAAGCCCCTTCCTGTCCCCGCGATTGTGCCCCTGTTATCACTGTCGGCTCTAGTCGCAGCGTCTACTGTCCTTGTCCTCTTTGTTATTAAGTAA
- a CDS encoding DUF202 domain-containing protein, with protein sequence MSSYLAPLHSDPGLQPERTILAWNRTTVSMAVCTAVILRWTNFYGAAILIPVAFLVGLAMFILVTQKFRYHRQSLGLANETISPNLIGVTTMTLTLLLFGGAGVFFVVVN encoded by the coding sequence ATGTCTTCCTATCTCGCACCGCTTCATAGTGATCCCGGCTTGCAACCTGAGCGCACGATCCTTGCGTGGAACCGCACGACGGTGTCTATGGCGGTGTGTACTGCAGTGATCTTGCGGTGGACCAATTTTTATGGGGCAGCCATCCTAATTCCTGTTGCTTTTCTCGTGGGATTGGCGATGTTTATTTTGGTCACGCAGAAATTCCGGTATCACCGTCAGTCTCTGGGGCTCGCTAATGAGACGATATCTCCGAACCTGATCGGTGTGACCACTATGACGCTTACGTTGTTGCTTTTCGGTGGAGCCGGCGTATTTTTTGTTGTCGTCAACTAA
- a CDS encoding excalibur calcium-binding domain-containing protein, whose protein sequence is MRKTIVTLLATTAIAFSAISPVQAETVESDVNASQSSELSSGSSEHSDSEIIFGIAAIAAVGGLIAGGVHWAVQQRMIPNPLPGIIPNPPALAPAPAPAPQPVAPAPATAPAPVQRVAPAPAPAPAPVQTNRSYKNCTEVWRVLGRSIRQGEPGYGTHLDRDRDGVGCESRPR, encoded by the coding sequence ATGCGTAAAACAATCGTCACCCTCCTAGCGACCACTGCGATCGCCTTTTCAGCGATTTCCCCAGTACAGGCCGAAACCGTTGAATCAGATGTAAACGCCTCACAGTCCTCAGAGCTCAGCAGCGGAAGCTCCGAGCACTCCGATAGCGAAATCATCTTCGGCATCGCTGCAATCGCAGCGGTTGGCGGACTTATCGCAGGCGGCGTGCACTGGGCAGTCCAGCAGCGCATGATCCCTAACCCATTGCCAGGAATCATTCCGAACCCACCTGCCCTAGCTCCTGCGCCGGCACCAGCTCCTCAGCCAGTTGCCCCAGCTCCTGCGACTGCTCCGGCTCCGGTTCAGCGTGTTGCCCCGGCCCCAGCACCTGCGCCTGCTCCAGTTCAGACCAACCGTTCTTACAAGAACTGCACTGAAGTCTGGCGCGTTCTAGGCCGATCAATTCGCCAAGGCGAGCCAGGCTATGGAACCCACCTTGACCGCGATCGCGATGGCGTGGGTTGCGAATCACGCCCTAGGTAG
- a CDS encoding CAP domain-containing protein, with protein MWKITRKIAAITLPFALALSVIPNANAFSALSSNFTNSSPATNTNPTNNNASSVELEVLDLINKHRAAHGVAPAQIRTDLMENSKRWSQTMSREDNFRHSGQNVAENIFWASNSVGAEKTFTSWKNSPGHNRNMLNGNYSVMGIGIVYGANGSTWATLQLLP; from the coding sequence ATGTGGAAAATTACTCGAAAAATAGCAGCAATCACCCTACCTTTCGCACTTGCCCTAAGCGTGATCCCTAACGCAAATGCCTTTTCCGCACTATCTAGCAACTTCACCAACAGCTCGCCAGCAACTAACACAAACCCCACAAACAACAACGCAAGTTCAGTGGAACTAGAAGTCCTCGACCTAATCAATAAGCACAGAGCAGCTCACGGCGTAGCACCAGCCCAAATACGCACCGACCTAATGGAAAATTCCAAACGCTGGTCACAAACGATGTCCCGAGAAGATAATTTTCGCCACTCTGGTCAAAATGTAGCCGAAAACATCTTCTGGGCAAGCAATTCCGTTGGAGCGGAAAAAACTTTCACCTCTTGGAAAAATTCACCAGGGCACAACAGAAACATGCTCAATGGCAATTACTCAGTTATGGGCATAGGTATCGTTTATGGGGCTAATGGCTCAACTTGGGCCACGCTACAGCTGCTCCCCTAA
- a CDS encoding FUSC family protein → MSEVAARLKQKISSPAFQSDVLQVFKAALAATVTWWISVNLLHSQLPFLAPWVALMTMQFTFYHTVISGIQTAIASVIGVGLSFVIGTYLDVNVWTFGLAMVIGLIGARIPKLRAEGIGIATTSIFLLAAGFDDQQPLLLDRVLEIFLGVAIAIGINLIIFPPLRDREANMVVDGLDQRMGEILQKIADDLSEKWNIDNADEWLREINSINNELEKAWNSVRFARESRRVNPRKIRIQRGRPQPTEINYEANLTRIDEGIAHLRHLARTLRDTPNIDSDWDPIFQQQWVALVHDAGSLLSDPKQQIDPIRERLAKLSSEMSEDQKLSSKAWPIYGSLLTSLFHLSALVDDTVATRKMEETEQDD, encoded by the coding sequence ATGTCTGAAGTCGCTGCCCGTTTAAAACAAAAAATTAGCTCTCCCGCGTTCCAATCAGACGTATTGCAGGTATTCAAAGCAGCACTTGCTGCGACAGTCACCTGGTGGATTTCTGTCAACCTTCTACACTCTCAACTACCCTTTCTAGCCCCCTGGGTAGCTCTGATGACCATGCAATTCACGTTCTACCACACCGTTATCAGTGGGATCCAAACAGCGATCGCTTCTGTCATCGGAGTCGGACTTTCTTTTGTCATAGGCACATACTTAGACGTCAATGTATGGACTTTCGGTCTGGCAATGGTCATTGGTCTAATAGGCGCGCGAATACCAAAGCTACGCGCTGAAGGAATCGGAATTGCCACTACATCCATTTTTCTTCTTGCCGCCGGCTTTGACGATCAGCAGCCACTCTTACTTGACCGTGTTCTAGAGATCTTTCTCGGCGTGGCTATTGCCATCGGCATCAACCTCATCATCTTTCCGCCGCTACGCGACCGGGAGGCCAATATGGTCGTAGATGGATTAGACCAAAGAATGGGAGAGATTCTGCAAAAAATTGCTGATGATCTTTCAGAAAAGTGGAATATAGACAATGCAGACGAATGGCTTCGGGAAATCAATTCTATTAACAACGAACTGGAAAAAGCGTGGAATTCAGTACGGTTCGCCCGAGAAAGCCGTCGTGTAAATCCTCGCAAAATCCGTATCCAACGTGGCCGCCCCCAGCCAACGGAAATAAACTACGAAGCAAACCTCACGCGCATTGATGAAGGAATCGCTCATTTACGCCACCTTGCCCGCACTCTTCGTGATACCCCGAATATAGATTCCGATTGGGATCCAATATTCCAACAGCAATGGGTAGCGCTGGTGCACGATGCCGGAAGTCTTCTGTCAGATCCGAAACAGCAAATAGATCCCATCCGCGAACGGCTCGCGAAGCTCTCCAGTGAGATGAGTGAGGATCAAAAATTAAGCTCTAAAGCCTGGCCTATCTATGGATCTCTCCTCACCAGTTTGTTCCACCTTTCTGCACTTGTTGATGACACCGTAGCTACTCGCAAAATGGAAGAAACAGAACAAGATGACTAA
- a CDS encoding alpha/beta hydrolase, with protein sequence MKLLRRIATPAIALGIAMSTITMPTAAGAAELTPADVAGDTALSTITEGAKYPEQSPRWRAYVNAADERVKEMWAYSPSMDRDVPLVVITADESAGPRPVVYLLNGGDGGEGAANWVMQTDALEFYLDKNVNVVIPMEGKFSYYTDWVEENEALGGKQMWETFLVKELPGPLEEKLNADGQRAIAGMSMSATSSLVLPQHYPGFYDAAASFSGCAATSSILPWEYLKLTLDRGNATPEQMWGPRGGEYNVYNDALINSDKLRGTELYVSNASGLAGEWESVDSPRFEGLNQQVQSIAMAETVITGGIIEAATNKCTHDLKAKLDSAGIAADWNLRPTGTHSWGWWQDDLRGSWETFNRAFNA encoded by the coding sequence ATGAAGCTTCTTCGCCGCATCGCCACACCAGCCATCGCGCTAGGCATTGCAATGTCCACCATTACCATGCCTACCGCTGCAGGCGCTGCCGAATTAACCCCAGCAGACGTCGCCGGTGATACCGCGCTCTCCACCATCACAGAAGGCGCCAAGTACCCAGAACAAAGCCCTCGCTGGCGCGCATACGTCAACGCAGCGGATGAACGCGTCAAAGAAATGTGGGCATACTCCCCATCCATGGATCGCGATGTTCCACTGGTAGTAATCACCGCAGATGAGTCCGCAGGACCACGCCCAGTGGTCTATCTCCTCAACGGCGGCGACGGCGGCGAAGGCGCAGCTAACTGGGTCATGCAAACCGACGCACTCGAGTTCTACCTCGACAAAAACGTCAATGTAGTCATCCCAATGGAAGGCAAATTCTCCTACTACACCGACTGGGTAGAAGAGAACGAAGCACTCGGCGGCAAGCAAATGTGGGAAACCTTCCTAGTCAAGGAACTCCCAGGACCACTAGAGGAAAAGCTCAACGCAGACGGCCAGCGCGCAATCGCAGGCATGTCCATGTCCGCAACCTCCTCCCTTGTACTCCCACAGCACTACCCAGGATTCTACGACGCAGCAGCCTCCTTCTCCGGATGCGCAGCAACCTCCAGCATCCTCCCATGGGAATACCTCAAACTCACCCTCGACCGCGGCAACGCAACCCCAGAGCAAATGTGGGGACCACGCGGCGGCGAATACAACGTCTACAACGACGCCCTGATCAACTCCGACAAACTCCGCGGCACCGAACTCTACGTCTCCAACGCCTCAGGACTTGCCGGCGAATGGGAATCCGTAGACAGCCCACGCTTCGAAGGACTCAACCAGCAGGTACAGTCCATCGCAATGGCCGAAACTGTAATCACCGGTGGCATCATTGAAGCCGCAACCAACAAGTGCACCCACGATCTGAAGGCAAAACTTGACTCCGCCGGCATTGCAGCCGACTGGAACCTCCGCCCAACTGGAACCCACTCATGGGGCTGGTGGCAGGACGACCTCCGCGGATCATGGGAAACCTTCAACCGTGCGTTTAATGCTTAA
- a CDS encoding polysaccharide biosynthesis tyrosine autokinase — protein sequence MELREYATILIKNWVLIVIAAILGIAAGAGFSLLATPEYQSRTQLYVSVRSGAGTTSDMVQGANFSRQIVNSYVDVIKTGVVLEPVVNELGLEMSASALASHVTAASPADTALINLTVTSPSPQQAAEIANAVGESFKNVVQTELEPDQESGMSPVNLTTTQVALEPSSPVSPNVTMNILLGLLVGLAVGVGIAVLRSALDTRIYSLRDVEAVTDKPLLGGILEDQDVKKQPLVIKDKPQSAIAESFRTLRTNLQFLNVGGSSSVFVISSAKPGEGKSTTAVNLSLTLAEAGSRVALIEADLRLPRVSKYLGVEGGAGLTDILIGNADLNDVLQRWGRTQMYYLPAGRIPPNPSELLGSPEMDKVIAELEESFDYVIIDAPPALAVTDAAVVAHGRAGVLIAVASGSTKKPELHAALSTLDNADANVVGVVVTMLPDKAVYGYGYGNYGYGDAANVDTTLKADNEH from the coding sequence ATGGAATTACGGGAATACGCGACAATCTTAATAAAGAATTGGGTGCTTATTGTTATTGCAGCCATTCTTGGAATTGCTGCAGGTGCGGGCTTTTCGCTTTTGGCAACTCCGGAGTATCAATCGCGTACCCAATTGTATGTTTCTGTGCGTTCGGGTGCGGGTACTACCTCGGACATGGTTCAGGGTGCTAATTTTTCTCGCCAGATTGTTAATAGTTATGTAGATGTCATTAAAACTGGTGTGGTTCTGGAGCCGGTTGTTAATGAGCTTGGTCTTGAAATGTCTGCATCTGCGCTCGCGAGCCATGTTACGGCTGCTTCTCCTGCAGATACTGCGTTGATTAACCTCACTGTTACTAGTCCTTCGCCGCAGCAGGCTGCAGAGATTGCAAATGCGGTGGGGGAGAGCTTCAAAAACGTTGTTCAGACGGAGTTGGAGCCTGACCAGGAATCAGGCATGAGCCCGGTTAACCTGACTACCACTCAGGTGGCTCTTGAGCCTTCTTCACCGGTCAGCCCTAATGTCACGATGAATATTCTTCTGGGCTTGCTCGTCGGTCTTGCCGTCGGTGTGGGAATCGCGGTTCTTCGTTCAGCTCTAGACACGCGCATCTATTCTTTGCGCGATGTCGAAGCAGTGACAGATAAGCCACTACTAGGTGGAATCCTTGAGGATCAAGATGTTAAGAAACAGCCTCTTGTCATCAAAGACAAGCCTCAAAGCGCCATCGCTGAATCATTCCGTACTCTGCGCACTAACTTGCAATTTCTTAACGTCGGTGGCTCATCTTCGGTATTTGTTATCTCCTCCGCAAAGCCTGGTGAAGGTAAGTCCACCACGGCAGTTAACCTTTCTTTGACTCTTGCAGAGGCTGGTTCTCGTGTGGCTCTTATTGAGGCCGATCTTCGCCTTCCTCGCGTGAGCAAGTACCTTGGCGTGGAGGGCGGTGCTGGTCTTACGGATATTTTGATTGGCAACGCAGATTTGAATGATGTTCTGCAGCGCTGGGGCAGGACTCAAATGTATTATTTGCCAGCCGGCCGCATTCCACCGAACCCAAGTGAATTGCTGGGCTCTCCGGAGATGGACAAGGTTATTGCGGAGCTCGAGGAGAGCTTTGATTATGTCATTATTGATGCCCCTCCCGCACTAGCCGTAACGGATGCTGCAGTTGTCGCTCACGGAAGGGCAGGAGTCTTGATTGCTGTTGCTTCTGGATCCACTAAGAAACCTGAGTTGCATGCAGCGCTTTCGACTCTTGACAATGCTGATGCCAATGTCGTCGGTGTAGTAGTTACTATGCTTCCCGACAAGGCCGTTTATGGGTATGGCTATGGCAACTATGGATATGGTGATGCCGCAAATGTTGATACAACACTAAAGGCAGACAATGAGCACTAG
- a CDS encoding protein tyrosine phosphatase, with the protein MSTSFTILTVCTGNICRSPLAKQLLELELPRADIIRVDSAGVQAMVDSPMPEQSLEIARKQGVLSPEGHRAKQITEELINQSDLILAMDRGHRKSIVQLSPRATRKVFTVVDLARLIEATTDADLQEELNLAGDSVIEKLHATVEAARLSRSELNPLDNLADEDIVDPYGKSQSVYEASASQLIPAIRLIASYLNKAWESA; encoded by the coding sequence ATGAGCACTAGCTTCACTATTCTCACTGTCTGTACTGGAAACATTTGTCGCTCTCCGTTAGCTAAGCAGCTACTTGAGCTTGAGCTTCCGAGGGCAGATATAATCCGCGTTGATTCTGCCGGTGTTCAGGCGATGGTTGATTCGCCTATGCCGGAGCAGTCTTTAGAAATCGCACGTAAACAGGGTGTCCTAAGCCCTGAGGGCCACCGCGCCAAACAGATTACCGAGGAGCTGATTAACCAATCTGATCTGATTCTTGCGATGGATCGGGGGCATCGAAAATCCATTGTCCAGCTAAGTCCGCGTGCAACCCGTAAGGTTTTCACTGTTGTTGATCTTGCCAGGTTAATTGAGGCAACAACTGATGCTGATCTGCAGGAAGAGCTCAATCTGGCAGGGGATTCTGTGATCGAGAAGCTGCATGCGACAGTTGAGGCTGCTCGTCTTAGCCGCAGTGAATTGAATCCTCTGGATAACCTCGCAGATGAAGATATTGTTGACCCGTACGGAAAGAGTCAATCGGTTTATGAGGCATCGGCGAGCCAGCTAATTCCAGCTATCCGTTTGATTGCTTCTTATTTGAACAAAGCATGGGAGTCCGCGTAA